A stretch of Rhododendron vialii isolate Sample 1 chromosome 4a, ASM3025357v1 DNA encodes these proteins:
- the LOC131322645 gene encoding secreted RxLR effector protein 161-like, which yields MYATSMLSRFMHNASQTHFGVAKRILRYLQGILGILYEKNVDTKLLGFCDSDWVGCVNDMKSTSGYTFSLGLAVFSWASKKQQTVAQSTTEAEYVSASLATSQAIWLRRILEDVGEKQ from the coding sequence ATGTATGCTACAAGCATGTTATCCCGATTCATGCACAATGCAAGCCAAACTCATTTTGGAGTGGCTAAGAGGATCTTAAGATACCTACAAGGTATACTTGGCATTTTATATGAGAAGAATGTTGATACCAAATTGCTAGGATTTTGTGATAGTGATTGGGTCGGATGTGTTAATGATATGAAGAGCACTTCCGGATATACTTTTTCTCTTGGCTTGGCTGTCTTCTCATGGGCATCTAAGAAGCAACAAACCGTGGCGCAATCTACCACCGAGGCCGAGTACGTGTCGGCATCATTGGCAACCTCTCAAGCAATATGGCTAAGGAGGATTTTGGAGGATGTTGGTGAAAAGCAATGA